In Cedecea neteri, a single genomic region encodes these proteins:
- the menA gene encoding 1,4-dihydroxy-2-naphthoate polyprenyltransferase, translating into MSDSQSTSVTQAWLESLRPRTLPLAFASIVCGSALTYWQGVFDPAVALLALLTAGLLQILSNLANDYGDAVKGSDKEDRLGPLRGMQKGMITQAQMKRALVITVILICLSGLSLVALACHTFSDFMGFLLLGLLSIVAAITYTVGTRPYGYMGLGDISVLVFFGWISVAGTWYLQANSLAALVILPATACGLLATAVLNINNLRDIDSDRENGKNTLAVRLGPIVARRYHAALLIGALACLALFNLIWLKSLWGWLFVLAAPLLLKQVVYVMREQDPVAMRPMLERTVKAALLTNLLFALGVVLATVA; encoded by the coding sequence ATGAGCGATTCGCAATCTACAAGTGTCACCCAGGCCTGGCTGGAAAGCCTTCGCCCACGCACGCTGCCTCTGGCGTTTGCTTCAATCGTCTGCGGTTCGGCCCTGACTTACTGGCAAGGTGTCTTTGACCCGGCAGTGGCGCTGCTGGCGCTGCTGACCGCCGGGCTTTTGCAGATCCTGTCTAACCTCGCCAATGACTATGGCGACGCGGTCAAAGGCAGCGACAAAGAAGACCGTCTCGGGCCATTACGCGGGATGCAAAAAGGGATGATTACTCAGGCGCAGATGAAACGTGCACTGGTCATCACCGTCATCCTCATTTGTCTGTCGGGTCTGTCGCTGGTCGCCCTTGCCTGCCATACTTTCTCCGACTTCATGGGCTTCTTGCTACTTGGGTTACTGTCTATCGTCGCCGCCATTACCTATACCGTCGGCACCCGTCCTTATGGCTACATGGGGCTGGGAGATATCTCAGTCCTGGTGTTCTTCGGTTGGATCAGCGTGGCGGGCACCTGGTATCTGCAGGCTAACTCGCTGGCAGCGCTGGTGATTCTGCCGGCCACGGCCTGTGGGTTACTCGCCACTGCAGTGCTGAATATCAATAACCTGCGTGATATCGATAGCGATCGTGAGAACGGTAAAAATACCCTTGCTGTGCGCCTGGGGCCAATTGTTGCACGCCGCTATCATGCCGCCCTGCTCATCGGGGCTTTGGCCTGTCTCGCCCTGTTTAACCTTATCTGGCTCAAGAGCCTGTGGGGATGGTTATTTGTTCTGGCCGCGCCGCTGCTGCTCAAGCAGGTTGTCTACGTCATGCGGGAGCAAGATCCCGTGGCGATGCGCCCGATGCTGGAGCGTACAGTCAAAGCCGCGTTGCTAACGAATTTGCTGTTTGCTCTGGGCGTCGTCCTCGCTACCGTCGCCTGA